In Legionella israelensis, the genomic window GGAAGGTTGCATATTAAAACGCAGCCAGTAAGCAAGGTACCATGCTATTGGAATTGCTGAGATATCAAATATAATCACAGGCATCTTAGCATATAACTTTCTTGTAAATAAGAAGATATTTTTTATCATGATTCCAATAAGTTTTTGAGCCAAAGCTGCCATAATACACCAAAATTTCAGTTAATGACATTCACTCTCCGGACTGACACACCTGATTAAAATATTGACATTTCCAGGCAGATCCCGGCCATGCCTGAAACTTTGTATGTCTGGATGGTATCAAACTAGATGCCTGATTATTCTGCATTGCGTGAAAGTTTAAACAATTCATATCGATAATAAGGCGCCTCGGTTTTTGTCTTAAACACTTTTTTCTTTTGGTAGTTCGCAGTGTTTTTTAATTGACGGTGCAGACAAAGATCCGCTGGCGTGTATGTGATTTTATCTGGTTCAACCAAGGAAGTAAGGATAATGACTTCCGGTTTCTGCTGAAATATATCCTTACAAAATTGTTGATACATTTGCCCTGAGTATTGAGTCATTCTTAAATTGTTTAAACAATAAGAATCAATAAATGAATGTGGGCTGTAGAAAGGAATATAACCACTATCACTTAAAACAATCGTTTTATCGGTGTCAACATGATTTTTCAACCAGTCAACCAATTCCTGGCGCAACTGTTCTCCTTTTATAGGATTTTCAGTAAACGATTGATAGTTATTTAATGTCATGCCGGGAATAAAAACAATGGCAAAGGTCAGAGATACCACATACATCAATAATTGATATAACTTGTTTTTTTCTGTAAAAAAATTCCCCATCAAATGACTCAATCCCAGCAAGGAAAGCGGCAATAACAAGGCAAAAGCGGGTAAAAAAAGCCGATTGTAAAAAGCAACAATCGGATCAGCGCCAAGTAATAAGAACATATAAATTATGCTGGGTAACAACAGAAACAGATAACGAAAATCTTTAGCCTTTTGTATGGCTGGCAGGCTCAGCAAAAGGAAGGGCCATGTCAGTTTCAAATAATTAGCAGTTAAAACGCCCCATGAATGTCCGGTAAGTCCCTTACAATAAATTGAATTGGGAAACAAACGGGTAAAATAATAATAATGCCAGAGAAAATAAGGTAAATAAAAACAAAGAAAAATCGCAGTAAAGAATTTTAGGCCTCTCCAGTATTTCTTTAGGCCATCTATGTAGAACAAAAAGAAAAACATCAATACAAAAGCCGGCGTTTCGGGTCTCGTCAATGCCGCAAAAGCCAGCATTAGACCACTCAAAAGATAATATATTATCCTTGGATCTCTGCGCTCTAAAGGATAGAAACGATATCCCAGGGCTCTGAATGCAAAGAATACGGCCCATATCATCAATGCTTCATAGACACTTGTCTCTAACCCACTTACAGACCAGACAATTTGTCCTCGGTACCATAAAAGCCACAGTAAAGGAATGAAAGACAAACGCCAGTTAAACCATAACCGACTCATTAGTGTCAGGCCAATTGCTGTTAGAACAAGGCCTAAAACACCTGCCACCTTAAACATAATAACTGGATTCAAACCCATCTTAAGAAAAGCGGCCGCCAAAACCAGAAAACCAAAGCTGGTGTATCCTTCTACAGGAGGTTCACCAATATTCCATAACAAACCTTCTCCACTTACCCAATGTTTGGCATAGCGCAGAGGGATGTACATATCATCGATGGTAAACGGCCAGATGGTGGCTATTTGAAACACAAATAAATAGACAATCAGCAAAGCCCATACGAAATCAAATAATCGTATTTCAACTCTCATTGCCTTAATGCCATATAGGTTAACAATACAAAACAAAGCAGATTTAAAAAGGATAATCCGTCAGATAAAAAGACATTCACAGGATCATCATTCTTATGGCTCAGGCTGGTAAGCCAGATAAAACGCCATAAAGCAAATGCGGCAAATGGTAGAGTCAACATAAAATAAAAAGACTCATTTTTAGCATATATGGTGTAAAGCAAGTAAGAGATAAAACTCCCAAGACCAGAGAGAATCATTAATGTTTTCAAAACTTTTTTATTGTATTTCTTTAATACCTTACGTGCGGAATGTTTCAAACCCAATTGTAACTCCAATCGTCTTTTACTTAGAGCAATAAAAAAACTTAGTAAAGTAACAGTAATCGTCAGCCACCATGAAATGGGTAAACCAATTCCAATAGTTCCGGCGAGTACACGAAGCATAAAGCCTAATGCAATACAGCTGACATCCATAATCGGTATCAGTTTTAGAAAATGGTTATAGGCAAGGTTAACCAGTAAATAAAAACTCAAGATCAGCAAAAGCATAACAGAAATATTCCAGGCAAGAACAAAAGCTGAAATCAGCAATCCTGAAAGAAGATACGTAGCGCCAGATATTGAAATTGAACCTCTTGCAAGGGGGCGATTTCTTTTTTGCGGGTGCAGAATGTCTTCCTTTCTGTCCTGAATATCATTGTAAATATAAACTGAGCTTGCGGTCAGACAAAAAGAAAGCGCCGCTAAAAGTGCAACACCAAGATAATTAAAAGCCTCGGCATAAAAAACACCGAGCAATACAAAACCTGATTTACTCCAATGTGATGGTCTTAGCAGTAAATAAAAATCTTTAAGTCTGGTCATTCTATAATCCTAATAGAACGGTAAAACGACTATATCATCTATTTCTTCGTTCGTTAATTGAATACGGGTAGTACTTTGATAAATCCGACATTCTGCACCATAGTATTTTTTACATTTTTTAGGGATCGAATCCCCGCCACCTGATAGCGGGGTCCATGAACTTCGCATAGACTGCGGTCGATACCATGGTAATTCTATTTACTCAAGTCATCGATTTAAAGCGACTTTAATAAATATAACGGTGCGCTTCTATGAGCTTTAATCTTATTGCTTTCCTTTACTTGAAAAATGGCTAAAGTGCAGTAGAAAACACGCAAATTTAATTGTATATATTTAAAATCATATGGTGCTCTATAGAACAGCTTCACGCCATTGAATTTCAACAATTTAGTAAAAAATAATCAAATATGTTTTCAATTAACCAATGAAAGCGTAATATAAATTTAGCCATTTTTGTCATTAATTCATGTTATGCCGCATAAAAAAACGAGGCTGCGTAACATAAGCAGCAGACAAACTACCAACATCGGACGTGAGGTGAATTATGGGATATGTATTACCAGTAGATGCCATTAAAAAACTAAAAAATTTAAGGAAAGATTATGAGAAAATCGAAGGCGTTGATCTGAAACAACCACCCAGTTTCTTCGGATTGCCTACAGCTCTTGGTGGAACAAACGTTTCTTCAAGAGAAAAACAAATTTCCCTTATTGAAAAAATCATTGCTGTTCTGGAGTCTAATCTTTTAGACGATGAACAAATAACCTCTCAGCAGCAATATGAAGCAAAATATAGCGCGTCTAAAATGATCATTGCCGTCTGTTTATACATTCGCTCTCAAATTTCTCCCACCTATAAAGTTCGTTCCGCCAAAAATTCCGATTTATACTCATTGCTCGATGAGGCTTTGGGGTTACATGGATACAATACAATGAGCGAAGAAGATAAAATTGAATGTTTCAATACCGCTGCACGTCTTATGTCAATTAAAGGTGCCTTCGAAGATGCCAATGCCACTCTCCTGAAGGCGGGTATACCCGTTTTCAGCGAAGAGGAATGGAATGAATTCTCCTCTTTTGTCAATAAAAAAAGCAAACTCAAGAAATCGGATTATGATTTTGTAAACTGGCCATGTACCTCCATTTCCAAACCGTTATTTGGCTACGTTGGCAGTACGGTGGGTGCCACTGCCGGCATTCTCTCTGGCCATATCATAAGTACTTCCACACCACTTTTTCCCTCACATAATTATGCTGCAGCGACTATCGGAAACGGCATTATATTGTTTGGAATTGGCTCAACGCTTGGAACTCCGTTCATAGCTCCTATCATTGCCAGTAAATTAATGGATACCTTTCTGCAAATTTTTCTGGCTAAAAGTCTGCACTACGCCATGCAGCTTGTTGGTGAGGGTCTTGGGGTCGCTATAGGTCTGCCTTTGGATTATGCTTACCATTTATTATGTAAAGCCTATGGTTCCATATATGAATATATGGGAGGTGAAAAACCCGCAGGCTTAACCGGATTAAGAATTATTGACGGCAAACAAATGGTTAATGGACTGGTGATCGAAACAAAACCTGTCAAAGAATCCAGTCTCACAGAAGAACAGAAAGAAAATGCAATATTAATCAACAGAGATGGCACTTGCACCATTGGAAATCACACTTTTAATATCAATAAAGACATCATGCCTCATGTCATAGAGGAGTTGGAAAAAAGGCTGTCAGAAAAATCCGCTTCACATAAAGACTTAAACGTCAGTAGCTCTGCGGTTCTAATATGAGTTTTACATAAAGACGTTCTTGTTCAAAAAAAATCACATCAAATTCTGTGCTCTTATTTTTACAACAGGTAAAAAATAGAGCACAGAATTACAGCTTATCTTCCAAGCGGACCAACTCTCTTAAAACAACTGTAGCGTAACTGCCAGCAGGTAATTCAAATTGCAGTTTCAACTGCTTCTCTTTCAGCCATTGCCAGGTCATGAGAGAAACTGGCAAAACCTGTGCCCGATAGGACTTTTTAAGACCTTCCATTTCCAGTGCTAAAAGCCAGGGCTTGAAGTCGGCTAATGCATTTTGCTGCAATATCAAGGCTTCTTTTGCGATTTTTTCCTCTCCCGTTCCCCATAAAATGGAGGCAGGTGAAAGGTCATGACATTTGACTCTTTGATAAAGAGTTTCGTCAATGATATCTGCCATGAATATAGAATTCGTTCCTCGCAATTGCAAAATATCACCTGAAATCGGCTTGTTCCAGTTTTTGAGAGCAACCCTCTGCGATAATATTCGATTAAAAAGAAATCCGCGGGCCGAAGAATAATAAAGGCCTTTTAAAAAGCGATTTTTTACTGGCACATTCTCCAAAAGCATGTGTTTTGCTTTGATAAGATTCTGGCTTCCATGACCGAATCGTTGATAGCCGAAATAATTTGGAACGCCTGTGGACTGTATATGCAATAAACGTTGTTCAACATCTTCGGGTTTATCAATAGCCCTTAAAATCAGTTGAAACTGATTTTTGGCAACAGCGCCTTTCTTTAATTTTTTATGATGCCGCTGACATTCAAGTACACGCCAGCCCTCTCCTGCCAGGCTTTCAACACCCTCGATATATTCTCCTGGGCAATGAACGGATATCCATTGGCTCGTTATTGCCTGCTTATCCTTCAAGCCGGCATAAGAGATGAATTTGAGCGATTTTTTTATTTTTCTGGATAAAGATTTAACCAATTCTTCAGTCGTCAGCCCGATTTTTTCAATTCTTAAAAACAGATGCTCGCCTTCACCGCTTAAATCAAAGGACAAAATTTCATCTACTCTGAAATCTTCAGGAAAAGTTTTTATAACCGCAGATGACGCGGGGTTAGCAAAAGCGTAACTCAAATCATGATAATCAAACATAAAAAAAACCTTTTAGTGCATATCGTCAGTTTTTTGAAGCAAAAATTTGCATGGATTAGCTAAAATGTCAGCTTGAGTGAGGTGAATAGCCAGTTCCATAACGAACTCAAGCTGATATTTGAGAAAATCAGCCGAATTTGCAGCCGGTAAAAGATAAGTGCACAGAACCTAATACAACATCACAGCGCTTTGCTCGCCTAATAACTCATTCAGCAGACGAATTAATTGATCTTCTGGTTTAACCGACCACTCAGAACCCAGATTAAGCTCAACTTTTGCTTTTTCATTACGATAAATCATATTTACTGAACATGCGCCGGTATGAGCCTTCAAAGTGGACTGTATAGGAGCGAGCAAAGCATGTTGACTAGTATCAAAGGTTATTTGCAGACAACGGGCAAAACGAGTTCTGGCCGCCTCAACCGTATACAATTGACTGGCCGTCATTTTTACCCCGCCATTATAATCATCAGTGGCAATATCACCTTCGATAATCAGAATATCGCCGCCACTCACCTCCTGGGAAAAAGCATCGAATACTTCAGAAAAAACAACCACATCTATTTTGGCTGTTGCATCATCTATGCCGATAATAACAAGTTTCTTGCCCCGTTTAGTCACGATCTTACGCAGACCACATATCTGCCCACATATGTAGGCTTTTTTTTGTGCTAGAGGGTCAAGCTCACTGACCATAGAAATAATGCCTTTAAATTCACGACGGTATTGATCAACCGGATGTCCAGTTAAATAAAACCCCAAAGTTTCCCGCTCTGCATCCAACCGCTGCTTTTCTGTCCATGGCCTGCAATTGACATAGCTTTCATCGCTCAGAGCTTCATCAAAAAAGGACAAGAGTTCAAATTGCCCTGTTGCCTGATTTTGATGTTCTCTTTCTGCCATTTTTAACACATTGTCAATAGATGCAGCCAAAAC contains:
- a CDS encoding decaprenyl-phosphate phosphoribosyltransferase, which gives rise to MTRLKDFYLLLRPSHWSKSGFVLLGVFYAEAFNYLGVALLAALSFCLTASSVYIYNDIQDRKEDILHPQKRNRPLARGSISISGATYLLSGLLISAFVLAWNISVMLLLILSFYLLVNLAYNHFLKLIPIMDVSCIALGFMLRVLAGTIGIGLPISWWLTITVTLLSFFIALSKRRLELQLGLKHSARKVLKKYNKKVLKTLMILSGLGSFISYLLYTIYAKNESFYFMLTLPFAAFALWRFIWLTSLSHKNDDPVNVFLSDGLSFLNLLCFVLLTYMALRQ
- the truD gene encoding tRNA pseudouridine(13) synthase TruD → MFDYHDLSYAFANPASSAVIKTFPEDFRVDEILSFDLSGEGEHLFLRIEKIGLTTEELVKSLSRKIKKSLKFISYAGLKDKQAITSQWISVHCPGEYIEGVESLAGEGWRVLECQRHHKKLKKGAVAKNQFQLILRAIDKPEDVEQRLLHIQSTGVPNYFGYQRFGHGSQNLIKAKHMLLENVPVKNRFLKGLYYSSARGFLFNRILSQRVALKNWNKPISGDILQLRGTNSIFMADIIDETLYQRVKCHDLSPASILWGTGEEKIAKEALILQQNALADFKPWLLALEMEGLKKSYRAQVLPVSLMTWQWLKEKQLKLQFELPAGSYATVVLRELVRLEDKL